A window of Methylomonas sp. 11b genomic DNA:
ACCTCAACACCGACACGCCGGGGACCAAAAGGGTTGATGCTTGCAACGTGGATGTCAAACCGGCATGGTCGCTCACTGCGGCAGCTGATGTCGGGTATATCGACACTAATGGCTCGATCTTGCCCAGCGTATCGACCACATCCGTGACATTGATTTGGCTATTAGCCCCGAACGCATTGCGCTGCCAACCCCGGTGCGTAGTCGATGCACCGGCGGCCACATTAGTACCGCCCGCAACAGCGGTGCCAGTCGTCGCCTCGAACGTGGAATTTTCGGCTAGATTCAATAGCGACAAGTGCGACACGTTGGCGGGAGGTGCAAATACCAGCTTGCCGCTAGCCTCTACAGCATCGCGAGTCGCTATCGCGCACAGCGCCTGCCCCCTTGCATTGCGATGTAATCCATTCCCGCCAGCGGCATCGGCATGTCGGTTAAACAGTGAGTATACTTTGCCATTTGCGTGACCGGTTAGCGCCACCGCCTCTGCATCCGATGCATAGCCCAACGGCCACGGGTATCCAGATGCTTGAGCAGTATTGCGGTACAGGTCTGAGGTATTCACGGCAATAATGTCCGTATTTTTGATGCCCTCTGATAGCACTAGGTCGCGCACTTTGTACCAGTTTGCGCTTTTGTTAGGCGTGTTGATATACGTAGATGGAGACGGCGAATGCAGGATTGGAGTGATGCCCGAATCGATCGCTTTGGACTGAATGCGCAGCCACGTACGCCAAATTGCTTGCCAATGTCCTGCAACATCACTGGCATTAAGATCGTTGATCCACGGATCGAATACACAAAATACCGCCGCGCCATCCGCTAGTTGTATAGCGCGACGGAATAACACATCGCATGCAGCATCAATGACGTTAATCAGCGTTTGCCCGCTAGCGCCATATATGCCGTTGGTGAACTTGCTGGTAGACAACGGCGTAATTTGAGCAGCCGGAATGTCGCACAGCAAATAATCAAATGTACATAACGTTAGCGCGTTGAAATACAACAGATGACTGACCGCAGTGACGCCCGCATTAGTAGACCCACCGGCAGTCACATTGCCGGACGTCGCGCTGTAAAACGCATCAATGGTCGGAGAGTCCTGCGCTATAAAGCTGTGGCCTATTGCAATCAAAATAGGCCGCTTATTAGCCCCAGTCTCGCCTGCTAGCGGACGCAATAAACCATTTGCACAAACAAAATCTATATTATTAATCCTCACCAGTCCATTGCCGTACCTTACAGCCCCGCCGTCCGCATCAAAGTCGGCCCGGCTGTCGTATTCCCAAACTCCCCTCGCGACTCGCTTACCCATACCGCCCCCTACGCAATCCGCTCAGATATATTGCTCATAATGGTGATCTTGCTTTCACCATCGCCAAAACCTACCGGTTCCGTGACGAACGCTTCGCTCATCATGTACACGTGGCCGTCTTGCAGACGGATGATTACGTCTTCACCGGCCACCGCGTTCAACGCATCCATATCGATACCGCTTTGCAGGTTGATATTTAGCTCCAGCGAGGCCGGCTTGCTGGCCGTGATGTAACCGCCGTCGGTAGGCAGGCGGCCGGCTTTGTGCTGACGCGTCAAGCCAGATGGGGTAAACGTGCCGGGGTTTTCCCCCAGCGGCAACTTTCCGATAGACGGCACCGACACGGTGCGGATGTTGTTTAATTGGGCCATGTGTCAATCTCCAATAAAGTGTCGTTAAACGCGCTTCACAAACTGCGCGCGGCCAGCCAGTATCTTGAATGGCGACAATGGCACCGGCGTATCGCGGAAGTTAAAGCGGCTGGGGTTGAGCGGGTCTTGTTCGACATACAAATTGGCCTTGTAATAATCGTACTTTTGGCACCAACCGAATTCGCGTACCAGCACATTTTGGTAATGGCTCAACAACAAGGCGGTGACCGAATCTTTAGTAGTAATGCGCAACCCTGGCTTATAGCCCTCGTCATTCTCAGCCGCCGCCGTGCCAGTAAACTTGCGTTTGGCTGCGGCAATTTGTGACTCGCGGATACGCTCCATCACTTCCGGCGTATTGATGTCCAGGTATGCGTCGTCGGCGCTGCCATCGGGCCGGTATTGATGCATGGTAATCAAGCTCTTGATGTAGCATGAGCCATCCTTAGCTACCTTCATCACCGACATTCCCTTAAACAGCAGGCTGTTGGCGGTCGGGAAATCATCGAAATACGTCACGCCGACCATGCCGGTCAACTGGATATCTTCCAGAGATTCGACCGGGTTGTTGTAAAGCTGCGGGCCTGCGGCCGCTGCCAACATAGCGGCACTCTCCCAGGTGGTGGTTGGGTTAATCTCCAACGCTAAATCACAGATGTGCTCGTAGTTTTTGGTTTCGCCAAACGCCATTACTGCGGCTGCATCACCACGATACGTGGTAAAGGCTCTAAAGCCGCCTTGCACGGGCGGCTGGTACCGGCGCTGGCTTTCGGTGTGCCAGGCTGCCAGCGTGGCAGCATCGTTAATACCCAGGGCAATGTAGCGATACCGACGGTTGCTACCAATGATGGTTGCCAAATTGCCGGGTGCAGGGTCGCCCGATCCACCGGACATGGCAGTAATGGTCAGCCCTAAGCCGGCCGGTTTGATTTCGCCGTACAGGTTCAAACGGATGTCGATGTTGTTGCCGCATGTGCCTTTGTGGCGGGCGGTCAATGTTACCGTGCTGCCTATAACCGCAGCCGTCACCGGTATGTCCAAATCGGTAAACGCCGCGTTAATGGCTGTGGCAATTTGCGCCGTGGTCATACCGGTGGTGATGCCCACATCGATCAGTTTGCCAGCTACATAAATCGCCAGAGTGCCGTTGGCAGTAGCGGCGGCCGTCACTACAATCGTGCCGGTAGCGGCGACGCCGGCGGGATTGTCTGAATAGGGCAAAACATACACGTCAAACACTTCATCTATTGCCCGGTAACGCGCGGCCATCTGTGCCAGCATAGAGCCAACTCCGCATTTTTGCTGAGCATCGAATACCGAGGTAATGCGGACAATTTCGCCCGCTGCTGCCGTGCCCGCCGCCAGTTTTTGGCCGACCAGCAACACAGCCGGAATATCGTCGCCCAGCCCGGCCTGGCTGCCGTCGATCTCGACGTAAACGCCCGGATAGCGCAACGAGGCGGGAATGTAATCAAATGCCATGCTCATAATGCAGGTGCTCCTATGTAATTCAGGCTGTCGTAGGGGCCTGGATCGGGTAAATAGTTGGTAATCAGGGCGTTAAATCTGTATCGATCAGCCCAGTAAATATCGGTCGCGGTGTACTCCATGACTCGCCCGCCTTTGAATTTGATAGGCTTGACGTCGGCTGCGACCTCCCACCCCTGCAACGCTTTACGCACAGCGTGGCGATAATCCAGCAACACATCGTCAGTTTCGCCTGCGCGTTGAGTGCGAATGTTCTCTATCGCAATCACGGCATCGAATGCCAAATCCATATCCTCGGCGCGGCCTTCCGTATCCACGGAATCCGATTTGTCGGATGCACGTATTAACCATATGGCCGGCACCGGCAGCGCTTTCGGGTCAATCTGAGCAAATTCGGCCGCCATGCCGAAATCGCGAAACCAGGCATGGGTAAAATCCGACGGCTTAGTTCTCAGGTGGTCAAGCACGGGCGTCAGCGAGATCATTACCAGTCCTCGATCACGGTCGATGTGCTGCCATAGCGTCGGCTTGAGCTTTCAAACTGCACCAAGTCTTCGGATATAACCGGATCAAGCGGGCCAGGCGGCGGTGCCGGTACCAAGTCCAGTTCGCCGCGTTTGAACATCTTGATCATGTCCATCACGCCGTCGTAAGCCTTTTGCACTTCGGCTGTCATGCGCTCCGCGCCTTGCAGATAAAACAATGCGATAGTCGATGCCATCCGTGCCAGCAAACTGGTTTGGGTGCCGTCCGGCACACCGGCACCGATCAACACCTGCTCGGCATCATTCAGCGCGGTGTCGATAGCATCCAATGCCAGAGTCAACGCGACCTGTTCATCAGCGGTGTAGCCGGTCAAGTCGCCACCGTCGATGGCAACCCGCAGCGCCGCTTCCGGCGGCATGGTCTTATCGGCCGGCACCGCCAGTTGCGCTAAGCGGCGGGCATTGCTGCGGGCCAGTAGATCGGCGCGGGTGGCGAAGGGCATTAGCCGGCTACCGCTTGGGTTTTAACTTGGTTCCAGGCTTGGTCGCGTTCAGCGGCCAGCACTTTGAAACCGGCCAACGCAGACACAGCATCGATAACCGGCTTACCATCGCTTAACCAGTGCTCGGCGTTGTTGGGGTCGAGTTGTGCAATGGCCACTTTGATCGTTTCGAGACGGGTATCAACATGCGCTTCAGCTACCGAGGCTTGCTTCGTTTTGGCAGCGGATAACTCGGCCCCGGCTTCATCCTGGATGGCCTGGGTTTCCTGTTGACTACCAGGAATTTTCCCTGCGTCAGTACCACTGGTGGCTTCCGGCGCATCGGAGGTTGAATCGGATGGGTCATTAATAACCCCGTTAAGGCCAGAATCTTTAACATCGTTTATCTCCGTTGCCTGCCCATCAGCAGCGGACGCCGTGCCTACTTGCTCACTATCTCCTTGTGCGGCGTCCGCCGAGTCCTGCTGCGCTGTGCTCTCGGTGGGTTGTATGGAGTTGCCGCTGGCTTCCGGCGCAGCGGTTTGGACGGCGGCGGCCACCTCAACCAACACGGTCGGGGTTTCGCTCACTTCCAGATAGGGGTCTTCTTCCAGCGCGGCGCGGGTGGCGGCGTCGATGTCTTCCAGCTCTTTCCAGGTCTGGGTAAACTCAATCGCGCAACGGTGGCGCTTGCTGATTTGGCTGCGTGGATTAACGCGGACATAAACTTTGGGCATTTCAGTCTCCTAATGCGGGCAATCAAATCGGCGCTTACGCTACCCAGGGGGTAACCAGCAGCTCGACCTTTTTGTAGTTGATGTTGTCTTCGCCGGTCGCGAGCGTGCGTTTGGTCAGCAGATTTTCAGCGGCGACACGATTGGTTGGCCCGCAAACCAGCAGATTAGGCACCGTGCCCAACTTGATACCGCCGTCACCAGTTTGGGCCAGCATCCGGTCGTAAAGGGCGGCAAAGTTGGTGGCGTCCAGCGTGGCTTTACTGCCGTAGCAGCATTGCCAGAAACCATAAGCCGCCGCTCCGCGCCACCGGCCGCCAAAACTGAACACGTCGTTTTCGAAGACATTGGTAGACTGGTTGGCATTAGTTTGCGACTCCAGCGTAGCCGGCACGCGCTCTTGTAAGATCAATGCCGGTGCATTGGGCGCGAACAAATACCAAGGCGCGCCGGCACCGGCTTGAATATTCGAGGTGGCGGTAACCGCACCGGTACCGTCAGTGTTGGCATACACCGGGTGATCGGTATCGAAAAAGAACTGGTCGTCGTAACAGTTGGTAGACCAGCCGGCCAGCAAGGCCGAGAACATGATTTCATCCATCAGCCGAGAGGCTGCTTCGCCGTGACCATAAGCCACTGTGGCGTAATGACCGAAATCATCGTCTTCCACGTCGGTACGTTGCACATCAATAGTGGCCTCGTACTTATCGTTGGTGACGGTATAGGCTTTTTCGGCAATCGCTTTGTGTAGCCGCGAACCGACCCACTTCCTAAATGAAGGCCATTGCGTCAACCAGGCATACGTTGAGCTTTTGCTGGTGGATTTCATCAACCGGGCAATCATTTTCCAGTTGCTGGGTGTAGCGACCAGGCCTTTATCGAAATTGGCCTGGAGCGTGGTTTTCAGTGCGTCGATTTGCGCTTGTGTCAGCATCGTTTGCTCCTAATGTAAATGACGGTGCCGGCAGTTAGCGGGCGTGTTTTTTCTGTGCCGCGAGGTATTCCTCTTCGGTCACGCCCATCTTGTCGGCGATAGCCTTTTGTTCGGCAGTCAGCGCGGCAGTACCGGTGGTATGGCCGTCGCCGGCCTGGCGTTGGGTGATGGGCAGCGGTCCGGTGGTTTCGAAATACTCGGTCAGGGCGGCGATGGTTTGCTTTTCCGCCCAAGGCTTTAAGGCCGGCGCCAATCGACCATCGGTCAAAGCAGCGGTGATCAGGTCGGTTTTTTTCTGCACTTCGGCAGCGGCCTTGTCATCGTTGATTTGCTTGGTCAACGCAGCCAGTTCGCCGACCACCGCGTCGTGCTCGGCGGTCAATGCGGCCAGCTGGGTTTTCAGCGTGTTGCGTTCGGCGGTTAATGACGCCAGGGCGGTTTCGGTGTTGGCGTGCGTCACGCGCAGCGCCGCTAGCTCTTCTTGCGGTGTGGCCATATCGGTATGCTCCGGATTGGGGTCGGGTAGGGAAAAACGTTTGTTTAATGCCGCCATGCCTTCTTCGCCCAGATCATCCAGGCCGTCGATGGCGGGGGTATTGGTTAAAGCCACGCTGACCACATCCAGCACCTCGCCGGTGCCGCTGTAGTACCAAAACACCGCACTGATGTAGCGGTACTCTTTATCGGTGATGCGTTGCTTGGCGGTTTTGGTCCAGTCCACGCCTACCGCGTATAGGCCTTTGCCATCGCGCCATTGCATGTCATGAAACCAGCCAGCGGCGATAACGGGTTGACCGTTCCATTCGGCGCGCAGGGATTGATGTTCGTAGTCGATGAGGGTGTCGTTCTTACGGTCGCGCAGACGTTGAATCACGCTGGCGGCAATCGTGGCGTCCAGCAGCCAGGCTTCACAATCTTCCGGCCTGCCATCGGCGGCACGGAAAGGACCGACCGGCAATAAATGCGCTTCGCCGGGCACAGCACCATCGGCGGCGATTTCGAAGGCAAGCGATGCAAGTTTGACGGCGGGCTTGGACATGACGACCTCAACAATTCAGTTGCGGCCAGTATCCGGATTTGGGCGAGTGGAAACGAGGCTGGAAATGTTTCCAGGGGGACGGTGTTAGTATTCGATGCGATACCGTCTGATAACGCAAACGGAACCGCGTTCAAAACCCGTTTAAAAACCCGTAGAAACGTTTAAAGACTTTTGGGATGGAAACGGTGGCGGGATTGGGTGTATTGGGGCTTAGAGGGGCTGTATTTCAATTAGCCGGGTTGTCGATTATCGAAATCCCAAACACCACCC
This region includes:
- a CDS encoding phage tail tube protein, with the translated sequence MAQLNNIRTVSVPSIGKLPLGENPGTFTPSGLTRQHKAGRLPTDGGYITASKPASLELNINLQSGIDMDALNAVAGEDVIIRLQDGHVYMMSEAFVTEPVGFGDGESKITIMSNISERIA
- a CDS encoding phage tail sheath protein, producing MSMAFDYIPASLRYPGVYVEIDGSQAGLGDDIPAVLLVGQKLAAGTAAAGEIVRITSVFDAQQKCGVGSMLAQMAARYRAIDEVFDVYVLPYSDNPAGVAATGTIVVTAAATANGTLAIYVAGKLIDVGITTGMTTAQIATAINAAFTDLDIPVTAAVIGSTVTLTARHKGTCGNNIDIRLNLYGEIKPAGLGLTITAMSGGSGDPAPGNLATIIGSNRRYRYIALGINDAATLAAWHTESQRRYQPPVQGGFRAFTTYRGDAAAVMAFGETKNYEHICDLALEINPTTTWESAAMLAAAAGPQLYNNPVESLEDIQLTGMVGVTYFDDFPTANSLLFKGMSVMKVAKDGSCYIKSLITMHQYRPDGSADDAYLDINTPEVMERIRESQIAAAKRKFTGTAAAENDEGYKPGLRITTKDSVTALLLSHYQNVLVREFGWCQKYDYYKANLYVEQDPLNPSRFNFRDTPVPLSPFKILAGRAQFVKRV
- a CDS encoding phage tail terminator protein; translation: MISLTPVLDHLRTKPSDFTHAWFRDFGMAAEFAQIDPKALPVPAIWLIRASDKSDSVDTEGRAEDMDLAFDAVIAIENIRTQRAGETDDVLLDYRHAVRKALQGWEVAADVKPIKFKGGRVMEYTATDIYWADRYRFNALITNYLPDPGPYDSLNYIGAPAL
- a CDS encoding phage protein Gp36 family protein, which produces MPFATRADLLARSNARRLAQLAVPADKTMPPEAALRVAIDGGDLTGYTADEQVALTLALDAIDTALNDAEQVLIGAGVPDGTQTSLLARMASTIALFYLQGAERMTAEVQKAYDGVMDMIKMFKRGELDLVPAPPPGPLDPVISEDLVQFESSSRRYGSTSTVIEDW
- a CDS encoding Mu-like prophage major head subunit gpT family protein is translated as MLTQAQIDALKTTLQANFDKGLVATPSNWKMIARLMKSTSKSSTYAWLTQWPSFRKWVGSRLHKAIAEKAYTVTNDKYEATIDVQRTDVEDDDFGHYATVAYGHGEAASRLMDEIMFSALLAGWSTNCYDDQFFFDTDHPVYANTDGTGAVTATSNIQAGAGAPWYLFAPNAPALILQERVPATLESQTNANQSTNVFENDVFSFGGRWRGAAAYGFWQCCYGSKATLDATNFAALYDRMLAQTGDGGIKLGTVPNLLVCGPTNRVAAENLLTKRTLATGEDNINYKKVELLVTPWVA
- a CDS encoding phage protease, encoding MSKPAVKLASLAFEIAADGAVPGEAHLLPVGPFRAADGRPEDCEAWLLDATIAASVIQRLRDRKNDTLIDYEHQSLRAEWNGQPVIAAGWFHDMQWRDGKGLYAVGVDWTKTAKQRITDKEYRYISAVFWYYSGTGEVLDVVSVALTNTPAIDGLDDLGEEGMAALNKRFSLPDPNPEHTDMATPQEELAALRVTHANTETALASLTAERNTLKTQLAALTAEHDAVVGELAALTKQINDDKAAAEVQKKTDLITAALTDGRLAPALKPWAEKQTIAALTEYFETTGPLPITQRQAGDGHTTGTAALTAEQKAIADKMGVTEEEYLAAQKKHAR